DNA from Stutzerimonas decontaminans:
GCCGCAGGCGGTGGTCCATGTCGAACACGACATCATCGGCTATCTCGGCCCGCGCCGCCGCGTGCTGGTGGTCGACGACCACATCGAACACCGCAAGGTGTTGGCCGGCATGCTCGAGCCATTGGGCTTCGAGATACTCATGGCCAGCAACGGCCAGGAAGCGCTCAGCCAGGTCTCACTGCACAACCCTGACCTGATCCTGATGGACCTTTCCATGCCGCAGCTCGACGGCTGGCAGACCGCCAGGCTGATTCGCCGCTCGGTGGGTTCGGCGGCGCCGATCATCATCATTTCCGCCAATGCCTTCGTCGACGGCGCGAGCGTCGCCGCCGATTGCAGTGACTACCTGCCCAAGCCGGTGCACGCCCCGGTGCTGCTGGACAAGATTCGCCAGCAGCTGACGCTGGACTGGGTCAGACGCGATGCGGGCGCTACCGCTTCGGTGGCCGCCGCTCTGCCATTCGATGCCCTGCACGCGCTGCAGCAGCAGGCTTCGCTCGGATATGTGCGTGGCGTGCTGGAGCTGCTCGACCAGCTCGAACGCGACCTGCCGGCCGCCGCTGCGCAACTCCAGGAGCTGCGCCAGCTGGCCAGACGCTTCCAGCTAAACGAACTGGGCCAGCGCCTGGATCAGGCAATAACCAACGACACTCAGGCGACCATGGAGAATACCCATGCATCCAGCTGATCATCCGCAAAACCAAGGCATCGTGATGATCGTCGATGACGTGCCCGACAACCTCGCCCTGCTCTCCGGCGCGCTCGACCAGGCCGGCTACATGGTGCTGGTGGCGCTGGATGGCCTCAGCGCATTGGAGCGCATGCAGCGGCTGAAGCCGGACATCGTTCTGCTCGACGCCATGATGCCCGGGCTCGACGGCTTCGATACCTGCCGCCGGATCAAGGCACAGGTCGAACTGGAGGACGTGCCGGTGCTGTTCATGACTGCCCTGACCGAAAGCGAGCACGTGCTCGCCGGCTTCGAGGCGGGCGGCATCGACTACGTGACCAAGCCGATCCACCCGGAGCAGGTGCTGGCCCGCGTCGCCGCACATCTGCGCACCGCGCGCACGCTGCAGAGCGCACGCCAAGCCAAGACGCCAGCGGATGAACGGCAGATCCAGGCCACGCTGACCGAACGGTTTCAGCTGACCGGGCGTGAAGTCGAGGTACTGCAATGGGTGTCCCGCGGCAAGACCAACCGCGATATCGGCGACATCCTCGGACTCAGTCCGCGCACGGTGAACAAGCATCTGGAACACGTCTACGTGAAGCTCGGCGTGGAAACCCGCACAGCCGCCGCTGCCATCGCCATGTCTGCCGGCGCTCGCTGATCGGGCGAAACGACGCCGGCAGCCCGGGAACGTTTTCAATGTGCGTCCTGTCACATAAAGGCAGATTGGCATCAGCCCATTCCGGGATGATTCGCTCGACGAGCGTGGGCCATTACCCGCAGAGGACGACAGGATGTTTTCCAGCTATCTCTATGAAGCCGCACTCATCTATGGCCTGGTCTTCACTTCGGTGGGGTTCGTGCTGGGCATGTTCTACAACAACCGCAAGGTCTTCCAACTGGAAGAAAAGGTGCAGCGTCTCAAGCGCACCGTGCGGCATCTGCAGCGCAAGGTCGAGCCATCCGCCACGTCGCCGCAAGGCATTCAGCGTGGGCGCAGCAGCGCAGGGTTGAGCAGCGTCCGCTGATTCGATCAGTGAAGAGATTCGACGGTTGGCTGAGCGCCGGCACGACTGTCTGCGCCTGTATTTTTGTGCCATGAAGCAAGCCACGGAACCTTTCGCGACAGATGGAAACATGCTGCGAGCCGCGGCTGGCGGGGCCTTTGTGATCTGCGACAACAAAGCGCTAAGCGGCGCAACAAATCCTGAAACTTTTTCTTACACCTTCACGTCCGAGCCATAGGAGCTCAGGGGAAGCCGGCCAAGGGGGCCGTAACCCGAGCGAGCAACCACTGATGGACCGAGGATGTCGCGACGCCGCCCAGGATGGATTGTCGGTGGCGTGGCGCTAGGACTTAATGGATGACTCGCCCCGCCTTGCCGGCGGCCTGAGCAGCGATGCACGTACGCTGAGCAGGGATAGGGAAGATGCTTTTCAATTCAGTGGAATTCATCGCCGGCTTTCTTCCGGTGGTGTTGATCGGATTCTTCGTGCTGACCGGATCGGGCCGACAGCGGCTCGCGGTGATCTGGCTGACCGTCGTCTCGTTGGTGTTCTACGGCTGGTGGAACCCCGTTTATGTACCGCTGCTGGTCGGCAGCATGCTGGTCAACTATCTGCTCGGTGGCTACCTGCGCCGACACCCCTCACGCCTGGCCCTTGGGCTGGCAGTCGCAGCCAACGTGTTGCTGCTGGTCTACTACAAGTACACCGGTTTCCTGCTCGGCACCCTCGACGCTGCGCTGGATCTCGGCTGCCGGGTGGAAGACATCATCCTGCCGCTGGCGATCTCCTTCTTCACCTTCCAGCAGATCGCCTATCTGGTCGATGCCCATGATGGCGTGGTGGAAGAACACGATTTCGCCAACTACTGCCTGTTCATCAGCTTCTTTCCGCAGCTGATCGCCGGGCCGATCACTCACCATGGCGAGATGCTCGCCCAGTTCAACAACCGCAAGACCTTCCGCGCACGCGTCGACAACCTGTCGCTGGGCGCCACGGTGTTCCTGCTCGGGCTGTTTAAAAAGGTGGTGATCGCCGACACCCTGGCGCTGAAGGCCACACCGGTGTTCAGCCTGGCGGCAGAGGGCAAGATTCCGGCGTTCTACGATGCCTGGACCGGCGCGCTGACCTACACGCTGCAGATCTACTTCGACTTCTCCGGCTACAGCGACATGGCCATCGGCCTGGCGCTGCTGTTCGGCATCAGCCTGCCGGCCAACTTCAACAGCCCGTTCAAGGCGCGCAACGTCATCGACTACTGGTCGCGCTGGCACATGACGCTGACGCGCTTTCTCACCGCCTACATCTACAACCCCATCGTGCTGCGCGTGACCCGTGCCCGTATGGCTGCCGGCAAGCCGCAGCCGCGACGCGGCAAGATGACCGTCGGTACTTTCTTTGCCCTCGTCGCCTACCCGACAGTATTCACCATGTTCATCTCCGGCATCTGGCACGGTGCCGGCTGGCAATTCGTGGTGTTCGGCCTGCTGCATGGCTTCTACCTAGTGGTGGCCCACGGCTGGCGCGCCTGGAAG
Protein-coding regions in this window:
- a CDS encoding MBOAT family O-acyltransferase codes for the protein MLFNSVEFIAGFLPVVLIGFFVLTGSGRQRLAVIWLTVVSLVFYGWWNPVYVPLLVGSMLVNYLLGGYLRRHPSRLALGLAVAANVLLLVYYKYTGFLLGTLDAALDLGCRVEDIILPLAISFFTFQQIAYLVDAHDGVVEEHDFANYCLFISFFPQLIAGPITHHGEMLAQFNNRKTFRARVDNLSLGATVFLLGLFKKVVIADTLALKATPVFSLAAEGKIPAFYDAWTGALTYTLQIYFDFSGYSDMAIGLALLFGISLPANFNSPFKARNVIDYWSRWHMTLTRFLTAYIYNPIVLRVTRARMAAGKPQPRRGKMTVGTFFALVAYPTVFTMFISGIWHGAGWQFVVFGLLHGFYLVVAHGWRAWKVRQGWKLDSEVWWHKVLAVLLTFQCVVVAMVFFRAADVPAALAVLQGMLGLSPDSVHMDRSDFAYIAALLAFVWGMPNVQQWMGHFRTALNFQPHQHWTERLLPISAWRPTAIHGMAIGVLGFFALAIAFSMAPTEFLYFQF
- a CDS encoding response regulator; translation: MHPADHPQNQGIVMIVDDVPDNLALLSGALDQAGYMVLVALDGLSALERMQRLKPDIVLLDAMMPGLDGFDTCRRIKAQVELEDVPVLFMTALTESEHVLAGFEAGGIDYVTKPIHPEQVLARVAAHLRTARTLQSARQAKTPADERQIQATLTERFQLTGREVEVLQWVSRGKTNRDIGDILGLSPRTVNKHLEHVYVKLGVETRTAAAAIAMSAGAR